One Gordonia mangrovi genomic region harbors:
- a CDS encoding EAL domain-containing protein, whose amino-acid sequence MSDPDGCGGHPPVFAATVIALCTDPCHRAATAYGHATSTMMAQRFVEEVLTPLCPHGSLERRSDREWLVSLSPQDGDPEFFVRASRVRCGAHPVHIDGKTTFLDVCMGVAVRDELPEVVNHDDLVRCADAALSFALTRQRQVVFADDEMLPLVREQVEIANRLAAAQPEEFRLHYQPIVRSDDRRPVGFESLLRWYVEAEVLTPASFLPAAQATSLILPIGQHASGMAIRALAGPITSACGDTAFVSINLSAQQLWADDIVAHFGELIAASGVASHRVWIEVREDEVIKLGSAAAHAIEGLDELGCTICIDDLGAGYSALRYVRDLPVDVVKVDRSLIGGIADDESDRAVVRAICDMARATGMTSLAEGVETEEMLCAVVDLGFDLAQGYLFGKPQPASSAFEW is encoded by the coding sequence ATGAGTGACCCTGACGGTTGCGGAGGTCACCCGCCGGTCTTCGCAGCGACCGTGATCGCACTCTGTACGGATCCTTGTCATCGCGCGGCCACCGCCTACGGACACGCGACCTCGACCATGATGGCCCAGCGGTTCGTGGAGGAGGTGCTCACGCCGTTGTGTCCGCATGGCTCCTTGGAGCGGCGCTCCGATCGGGAGTGGCTCGTCAGTCTCTCGCCACAGGACGGGGACCCGGAGTTCTTCGTCAGGGCTTCGCGGGTCCGGTGCGGTGCGCACCCGGTGCATATCGACGGGAAGACCACCTTCCTCGACGTGTGCATGGGCGTCGCGGTGCGTGACGAGTTGCCCGAGGTCGTGAACCACGATGACCTGGTCCGATGTGCCGACGCGGCACTGTCGTTCGCGTTGACCCGGCAGCGCCAGGTCGTGTTCGCCGATGACGAGATGTTGCCGCTGGTGCGCGAACAGGTGGAGATCGCCAACCGGCTAGCAGCGGCGCAGCCGGAGGAATTCCGGCTGCACTACCAGCCGATCGTCCGGTCCGACGACCGCCGGCCGGTCGGGTTCGAGTCGTTGCTGCGGTGGTACGTCGAGGCCGAGGTTCTCACCCCTGCGTCATTCCTCCCGGCTGCGCAGGCCACGTCACTGATCCTGCCGATCGGCCAGCACGCGAGCGGGATGGCGATCCGAGCACTGGCCGGCCCGATCACGTCGGCCTGCGGTGACACGGCGTTCGTCTCGATCAACCTGTCCGCCCAGCAGCTCTGGGCCGATGACATCGTCGCGCACTTCGGTGAGCTCATCGCGGCCAGCGGCGTGGCGTCGCACCGGGTGTGGATCGAGGTCCGGGAGGACGAGGTGATCAAGCTGGGCAGTGCTGCGGCCCACGCGATCGAGGGCCTCGACGAACTCGGCTGCACCATTTGCATCGACGATCTCGGCGCCGGGTACTCGGCCCTGCGGTACGTGCGGGATCTGCCGGTCGATGTCGTCAAGGTGGATCGGAGTCTCATCGGCGGGATCGCCGACGACGAGTCGGATCGAGCTGTTGTGCGGGCGATCTGCGACATGGCGCGGGCGACCGGGATGACCAGCCTCGCCGAGGGCGTCGAGACCGAGGAGATGCTCTGCGCGGTGGTGGATCTGGGCTTCGACCTCGCGCAGGGTTACCTGTTCGGAAAGCCGCAACCCGCCTCGTCCGCCTTCGAGTGGTGA
- a CDS encoding GGDEF domain-containing protein — MTVFKLLLDRYDARSMATLISTGGVLPLPIIAVLAPDSLRPGGMLLLFVIWAFIAAVFVVTAVRRHLSDAEFAVLGGMGIIGICGTALILSYKTSATAVLALVAVIPTIAAISPSIPLILSLSSLAVLGSVMVLAMITPTVAAFLIGTGAIVGVITVPVFLVVALRRSLEATLKRQTELSGIDPLTGLLNRRGFLSRVAHLLSAAHVSTGWIGILLMDLDHFKRINDRHGHLAGDGVLLTTAAAIREVAPSGSVVCRFGGEEFLVFCVVRDEAELSAAAERFRRSVAEATPVTVSVGGVCAPLIASVRTRAAPTDEVVSTLLDSADHCVYQAKTQGRDRSFVEPMDPVLWRRPPAEPASTKRLDATLQYTVLELFTRELRPNDQAADRN; from the coding sequence GTGACCGTATTCAAGCTATTGCTCGATCGCTATGACGCCCGATCGATGGCCACTCTCATCAGTACCGGTGGGGTACTCCCGTTACCAATCATCGCGGTGCTCGCTCCCGACTCCCTCCGCCCCGGCGGCATGCTGCTGCTGTTCGTCATCTGGGCCTTCATCGCAGCAGTGTTCGTGGTCACCGCGGTACGCCGGCACCTCAGCGACGCCGAGTTCGCCGTGCTCGGTGGGATGGGCATCATCGGCATCTGCGGCACCGCGCTGATCTTGTCGTACAAGACGTCGGCAACCGCGGTCCTCGCGCTGGTCGCGGTGATACCCACGATCGCGGCCATCTCCCCGTCGATTCCATTGATCCTGTCGCTGAGTTCTCTGGCCGTTCTGGGTTCGGTCATGGTGCTGGCAATGATCACACCGACGGTGGCGGCGTTTCTCATCGGGACCGGGGCGATCGTGGGCGTGATCACCGTGCCCGTGTTCCTGGTGGTCGCTCTGCGCCGCTCGCTCGAGGCGACGTTGAAACGTCAGACCGAACTCAGCGGTATCGACCCGTTGACCGGCCTGCTGAACCGCCGCGGATTCCTGAGCCGGGTGGCCCACCTGCTGTCGGCCGCGCACGTCTCTACGGGGTGGATCGGCATCCTGCTGATGGACCTCGATCACTTCAAACGGATCAACGACCGCCACGGTCACCTCGCCGGCGACGGCGTCCTCCTCACCACCGCAGCCGCGATCCGGGAGGTCGCGCCGTCCGGATCGGTGGTCTGCCGCTTCGGCGGGGAGGAGTTCCTGGTGTTCTGCGTGGTACGCGACGAGGCCGAACTCAGTGCGGCTGCGGAGCGTTTTCGGCGCTCGGTCGCCGAGGCCACGCCCGTGACGGTGAGCGTCGGCGGGGTCTGCGCACCCCTGATCGCTTCGGTACGGACCCGCGCCGCACCCACCGACGAAGTCGTGTCGACGTTGCTGGACAGCGCCGATCACTGCGTTTATCAGGCGAAAACCCAGGGCCGGGATCGTTCCTTCGTGGAGCCCATGGACCCGGTTCTCTGGCGTCGGCCACCGGCCGAACCCGCCTCGACCAAACGACTCGATGCCACCCTGCAGTACACAGTGCTCGAACTCTTCACGCGCGAACTACGCCCGAACGATCAGGCCGCCGATCGCAACTGA
- a CDS encoding Rv1355c family protein, whose product MSEDTIMQNPDGAVATVYTDDTVPADLLSDPGIDVIDITISSEVAYAGLLQRSLRNLSDEPPRYAYFPWRRTLVRIPGPNTYRRLRLDRNRHKMTLEEQDRAASLRIGIVGLSVGHSIALTLTLEGLAGELRLADFDALELTNLNRVPSSVVDVNTNKAIIAARRIAEIDPYVQTHCFTDGISPENIDEFVGGLDLVIEECDSFDVKVMVRDRCRELGIPVLMETSDGGTLDVERFDLEPQRPLFHGLAGDLQADDLVGLDRAATTPLAVKVLEPAKVTAAMAASALELGQTVTAWPQLGGDVLLGGATVAAAVRRFVQGRPLPSGRVRFDRDAWLDGLTDPVAAQSASSTAAPRPVVEPPALENMSGPDLVAYAASRAPSAGNQQPWQIDTDEQMVTIWLDPIRTSILDVGHRASAVAVGAATYNARVAAASRGLTAHTQIIGAGDQLGVQIAFDGAADAPPAGTELSAMWARTTRRGPGDGTPMSTADAGQVTAAAETEHTRAIVLTDRADIERYATLAARSDRIRFLTPELHREMFAELTEDPDDPTGIYVESLALPPAMKGMFEVLRRPDVMALLDDLDAGEVLGADAAARVVSSSALVIVVQDSDDLATYVDAGQVTQQVWLTAESLGFAVHPMTPTFLYATDDATTRGLSERHGEELVELRRSMLTTWPLRDGEVPTIVLRLFRTDEAAVPSRRESAGQPATR is encoded by the coding sequence GTGAGCGAAGATACGATCATGCAGAACCCCGACGGCGCCGTCGCGACCGTCTACACCGATGACACGGTTCCCGCAGACCTCCTCTCCGACCCGGGCATCGACGTGATCGACATAACGATATCGTCCGAGGTCGCCTACGCGGGGCTCCTACAACGATCGTTGAGGAACCTGAGTGATGAACCTCCACGCTATGCCTACTTTCCGTGGCGCCGGACCCTGGTCCGGATACCCGGCCCGAACACCTATCGGCGCCTTCGTTTGGACCGCAATCGACACAAGATGACGCTGGAGGAACAGGACCGGGCCGCGAGTCTGCGGATCGGGATCGTCGGATTGAGCGTCGGGCATTCCATCGCATTGACGTTGACATTGGAAGGCCTGGCCGGTGAATTACGATTGGCCGATTTCGACGCTCTGGAATTGACGAACCTGAATCGGGTGCCGAGCTCGGTGGTCGATGTCAACACCAATAAGGCGATCATCGCGGCACGCCGAATCGCCGAAATAGATCCGTATGTGCAGACGCATTGCTTCACCGACGGAATATCGCCGGAGAACATCGATGAATTCGTCGGCGGCCTCGACCTCGTGATCGAGGAGTGCGATTCCTTCGACGTCAAGGTCATGGTGCGCGACCGCTGTCGAGAACTCGGCATCCCGGTATTGATGGAGACCAGCGACGGCGGCACCCTCGACGTGGAACGCTTCGACCTCGAACCCCAGCGACCGCTTTTCCACGGCCTCGCCGGCGACCTGCAGGCCGACGACTTGGTGGGTCTGGATCGGGCCGCGACGACCCCGCTCGCGGTCAAGGTGCTGGAGCCGGCGAAGGTGACCGCCGCGATGGCCGCCTCGGCGCTGGAACTCGGCCAGACCGTCACCGCGTGGCCGCAACTGGGTGGCGACGTCCTGCTGGGGGGCGCCACCGTCGCGGCGGCGGTTCGGCGGTTCGTGCAGGGCCGGCCGTTACCGTCGGGCCGAGTGCGGTTCGACCGTGACGCGTGGCTCGACGGCCTCACCGATCCCGTCGCGGCGCAGTCGGCGTCGAGCACCGCTGCGCCCCGTCCCGTCGTCGAACCGCCCGCCCTGGAGAACATGTCCGGACCCGACCTGGTCGCCTACGCGGCGTCGCGGGCGCCGTCGGCGGGCAACCAGCAGCCGTGGCAGATCGACACCGACGAGCAGATGGTGACCATCTGGCTCGACCCGATCCGCACCTCGATCCTCGACGTCGGTCACCGGGCCTCCGCGGTGGCGGTGGGTGCTGCGACCTACAACGCGCGCGTCGCTGCCGCGAGCCGCGGACTGACGGCGCACACGCAGATCATCGGCGCCGGTGATCAGCTCGGGGTGCAGATCGCGTTCGACGGCGCCGCCGATGCCCCACCCGCCGGCACCGAGCTGTCGGCGATGTGGGCCCGCACCACACGTCGCGGACCGGGTGACGGCACACCGATGTCTACGGCCGATGCCGGCCAGGTGACGGCCGCGGCCGAGACCGAGCACACCCGCGCGATCGTGCTCACCGACCGGGCCGACATCGAACGCTATGCGACGCTCGCGGCGCGATCGGATCGCATCCGGTTCCTGACCCCCGAACTGCACCGGGAGATGTTCGCCGAGCTGACCGAGGACCCCGACGACCCGACCGGCATCTACGTCGAGTCCCTGGCGCTGCCGCCGGCGATGAAGGGAATGTTCGAGGTGCTACGGCGGCCGGACGTGATGGCGCTGCTCGACGACTTGGATGCCGGTGAGGTGTTGGGCGCCGATGCCGCCGCCCGGGTGGTGTCGTCGTCGGCGCTGGTCATCGTGGTGCAGGACAGCGACGACCTGGCCACCTATGTGGATGCCGGCCAGGTCACCCAACAGGTGTGGCTGACCGCGGAGTCGCTGGGATTCGCGGTGCATCCGATGACGCCGACGTTTCTCTACGCCACCGACGACGCGACCACACGCG